The following proteins come from a genomic window of Tepidiforma thermophila:
- a CDS encoding cytochrome ubiquinol oxidase subunit I, with product MEFDTLLSARALMGLSLVFHTFFTPLGIGLPLLLFIAEGMALKTGDQRYRQLARAWTPVVGLLFAVGAVSGTVLSFELGLLWPRFMEYAGGIIGMPFSLEGFAFFTEAIFLAIYIYGWNRMSAFAHWLVTIPIVISSALSAVFVISANAWMNTPEGFRVVDGQVVDVDPWDAMFNAAWLHEAIHGTLASYVVTGFSVAAVYAWLLWRKKPAVNARLGLQLAMAVAVVSIPLQIVAGDFAARRVAELQPVKFAAMEGQYETERGAPLRIGGIPVDGETKYAIEIPKLLSYLGYRDFNAEVLGLNDVPKEDRPNELLTHLSLQVMVGAGFALLFIAGWYWWAWWRRRKAEPGWLPGRWLSWALVASGFLSFAALQAGWFVTEFGRQPWVVYGYLRTSEAVTERDGILVFFVLFTLLYVVISIALIVALLKWPHGPKQPERLPGAAGREAESVA from the coding sequence GTGGAGTTCGACACGCTGCTTTCTGCGCGGGCCCTGATGGGGCTGTCGCTCGTGTTTCATACGTTCTTCACCCCGCTGGGCATCGGCCTGCCGCTGCTGCTGTTCATCGCGGAGGGGATGGCCCTGAAGACCGGCGACCAGCGGTACCGGCAGCTGGCGCGGGCGTGGACGCCGGTGGTGGGGCTGCTGTTTGCGGTGGGCGCGGTTTCGGGGACGGTGCTGTCGTTCGAGCTGGGGCTGCTGTGGCCGCGGTTTATGGAGTACGCGGGCGGGATCATCGGGATGCCGTTCTCGCTCGAGGGGTTCGCGTTCTTCACCGAGGCGATCTTCCTCGCTATCTACATCTACGGCTGGAACCGGATGTCGGCGTTCGCGCACTGGCTGGTGACGATCCCGATTGTCATCAGCTCGGCGCTTTCGGCAGTGTTCGTGATTTCGGCGAACGCGTGGATGAACACGCCGGAGGGGTTCCGGGTGGTCGATGGGCAGGTCGTGGACGTGGACCCGTGGGATGCGATGTTCAACGCGGCGTGGCTGCACGAGGCGATCCACGGGACGCTGGCATCGTACGTGGTGACGGGGTTTTCGGTGGCGGCGGTGTACGCGTGGCTGCTCTGGCGGAAGAAGCCGGCGGTCAATGCGCGGCTCGGGCTGCAGCTGGCGATGGCCGTGGCGGTCGTTTCGATCCCGCTGCAGATTGTGGCGGGGGACTTCGCGGCGCGGCGGGTTGCGGAGCTCCAGCCCGTGAAGTTCGCGGCGATGGAGGGCCAGTATGAGACGGAGCGCGGGGCACCGCTCCGGATTGGGGGCATCCCGGTGGACGGGGAGACGAAGTACGCCATCGAGATCCCGAAACTGCTCAGCTACCTCGGCTACCGGGACTTCAACGCAGAGGTACTGGGGCTCAACGATGTGCCGAAGGAGGACCGGCCGAACGAGCTGCTGACGCACCTCTCGTTGCAGGTGATGGTGGGGGCCGGGTTTGCGCTGCTGTTCATCGCCGGCTGGTACTGGTGGGCGTGGTGGCGGCGGCGGAAGGCGGAGCCGGGCTGGCTGCCGGGCCGCTGGCTCTCGTGGGCGCTGGTGGCGAGCGGGTTCCTCTCGTTCGCCGCGCTGCAGGCCGGGTGGTTCGTGACCGAGTTTGGGCGGCAGCCGTGGGTGGTATACGGGTACCTGCGCACGTCGGAGGCGGTGACCGAGCGGGACGGCATCCTCGTCTTCTTCGTGCTGTTCACGCTGCTGTACGTCGTGATTTCGATTGCGCTCATCGTGGCGCTGCTGAAGTGGCCGCACGGGCCGAAGCAGCCGGAGCGGCTGCCGGGCGCAGCGGGGAGGGAGGCCGAGAGTGTCGCCTGA
- a CDS encoding FAD-dependent oxidoreductase, protein MDGGFIVEPERRVPVIAETDVLVVGGGAAGIAAAVAAARQGARAMLVERYGSLGGLATNGLIILLLTLDDGRGRQVVAGLCQELVDRLAARGACIAPPREEWGSPDPALVEKYRRLGLVWGSGPHVVRYSVAYDPEEFRVEADRLVLEAGVDLRFHRWAVGVRKEGGRITHVIFESKAGREAVACGAVVDATGDADIAVLAGEPVERELVHPWLWFRTANVDEAAAEASPLRPTYYRTVHPGGYLHPWGAAERISRAIDPTNPDDLTYAEVECRRLARAELDRLRGQAAGFERAWLAGFAATLGITESRRLVGRHQLRREEMDCHLEDVVAVTGHWTKYGAVYEIPWRSLTAQGTANLAVAGRCISVDHRVHHATKEIPACFATGEAAGVGAALALERGCGLAEVELPALQARLRAAGAWLPGP, encoded by the coding sequence ATGGACGGAGGGTTCATCGTCGAGCCGGAGCGGCGGGTGCCGGTCATCGCGGAGACCGACGTGCTGGTCGTGGGCGGCGGGGCGGCGGGCATCGCCGCGGCGGTAGCGGCGGCGCGGCAGGGTGCGCGGGCGATGCTGGTGGAGCGGTACGGGTCGCTCGGGGGGCTGGCGACGAACGGGCTGATCATCCTGCTGCTGACGCTGGACGACGGGCGCGGGCGGCAGGTGGTGGCGGGGCTCTGCCAGGAGCTGGTGGACCGGCTGGCGGCGCGCGGGGCCTGCATCGCGCCGCCGCGGGAGGAGTGGGGGTCGCCGGACCCGGCGCTGGTCGAGAAGTACCGCCGGCTGGGGCTCGTATGGGGGAGCGGGCCGCACGTGGTGCGGTATTCGGTGGCGTACGACCCGGAGGAGTTCCGGGTGGAGGCGGACCGGCTGGTGCTCGAGGCGGGGGTCGACCTGCGCTTCCACCGGTGGGCGGTGGGCGTGCGGAAGGAGGGCGGCCGGATCACGCACGTCATCTTCGAATCGAAGGCGGGGCGCGAGGCGGTTGCGTGCGGGGCGGTGGTCGATGCGACGGGCGATGCGGATATCGCCGTGCTGGCGGGCGAGCCGGTGGAGCGGGAGCTGGTGCACCCGTGGCTCTGGTTCCGGACGGCGAACGTGGACGAGGCGGCGGCGGAGGCATCGCCGCTGCGGCCGACGTACTACCGGACGGTGCACCCCGGCGGCTACCTCCACCCGTGGGGCGCGGCCGAGCGGATCAGCAGGGCGATTGACCCGACGAACCCGGACGACCTGACGTATGCGGAGGTCGAGTGCCGGCGGCTGGCGCGGGCGGAGCTGGACCGGCTGCGCGGGCAGGCGGCGGGCTTTGAGCGGGCGTGGCTGGCGGGCTTCGCGGCGACGCTGGGGATTACGGAGTCGCGACGGCTGGTCGGGCGGCACCAGCTGCGCCGGGAGGAGATGGATTGCCACCTGGAGGACGTGGTGGCGGTGACCGGGCACTGGACGAAGTACGGGGCGGTGTACGAGATCCCGTGGCGCTCGCTGACGGCGCAGGGGACGGCGAACCTCGCCGTGGCGGGCCGGTGCATTTCGGTGGACCACCGGGTGCACCATGCGACGAAGGAGATCCCGGCGTGCTTCGCGACGGGCGAGGCGGCGGGGGTAGGCGCGGCGCTCGCGCTGGAGCGGGGATGCGGGCTGGCGGAGGTGGAGCTGCCGGCCCTGCAGGCGCGGCTGCGGGCGGCGGGGGCGTGGCTGCCGGGCCCGTAG
- a CDS encoding alpha/beta hydrolase, whose translation MRIPTLAAAGAAAGAAAFLAPGILLSRMLHRAGFDPASDRLPAPFSVRITAIAPGRITLRRGPAGAPGAHLEPGRYLLEAARGRAFLGPVLESNGVVAIREFTPLDGDLRVGDFARLDPFAFPGDPREAHGIDFDEVEIPAPLGRFPAWYIPGRRETWAVMVHGKGANRRETLRLLPLLVEAGYPSLAITYRNDEGCPPAPHGRYTYGRDEYEELEAAVRFALELGARRILLVGYSMGGAICLSFMERSNLASRAAGFILDAPMLDLRSTVAHGARQRRVPLWYLAVSNRIAARRYRFNWDDFDYRRTAMDLQVPVLLFHGDADPVVPVETSDALAAARPDIVRYVRVPGAGHVRAWNVDPEGYADAVRAFLAALE comes from the coding sequence ATGCGCATCCCCACCCTCGCCGCGGCCGGCGCCGCGGCCGGCGCGGCCGCCTTCCTCGCGCCCGGCATCCTCCTCTCCCGCATGCTCCACCGCGCCGGCTTCGATCCCGCCTCCGACCGGCTCCCGGCCCCCTTCAGCGTCCGCATCACCGCCATCGCCCCGGGCCGCATCACCCTCCGCCGGGGGCCGGCCGGCGCGCCCGGCGCGCACCTCGAACCCGGCCGCTACCTCCTCGAAGCCGCCCGCGGCCGCGCCTTCCTGGGCCCCGTGCTCGAATCCAACGGCGTCGTCGCTATCCGCGAATTCACGCCCCTCGATGGCGACCTCCGCGTCGGCGACTTCGCCCGCCTCGACCCCTTCGCCTTCCCCGGCGACCCCCGCGAGGCCCACGGCATCGACTTCGACGAGGTCGAAATTCCTGCCCCGCTCGGCCGTTTCCCCGCCTGGTACATCCCCGGCCGGCGCGAAACCTGGGCGGTCATGGTCCACGGCAAGGGCGCCAACCGCCGGGAGACCCTCCGCCTCCTTCCGCTGCTGGTCGAAGCCGGCTACCCCTCCCTCGCCATCACCTACCGCAACGACGAAGGCTGCCCGCCCGCGCCGCACGGCCGCTACACCTACGGCCGCGACGAATACGAAGAGCTCGAAGCCGCCGTTCGCTTCGCCCTCGAACTCGGCGCCCGCCGCATCCTCCTCGTCGGCTACTCCATGGGCGGCGCCATCTGCCTCTCCTTCATGGAGCGCTCCAACCTCGCCTCGCGCGCCGCCGGCTTCATCCTCGATGCCCCCATGCTCGACCTCCGCAGCACCGTCGCCCATGGCGCCCGCCAGCGCCGGGTCCCCCTCTGGTACCTCGCCGTCTCCAACCGCATCGCCGCCCGCCGCTACCGGTTCAACTGGGACGACTTCGACTACCGCCGAACCGCCATGGACCTCCAGGTCCCGGTGCTCCTGTTCCATGGCGACGCCGACCCCGTCGTCCCCGTCGAAACCAGCGACGCCCTCGCCGCGGCCCGCCCCGATATCGTCCGCTACGTCCGCGTTCCCGGCGCCGGCCACGTCCGCGCCTGGAACGTCGACCCTGAGGGCTACGCCGACGCCGTCCGCGCCTTCCTCGCCGCGCTCGAATAG
- a CDS encoding DJ-1/PfpI family protein, with the protein MQRTIAFLLFDGAEELDFVGPWEMFTLAGELRPGEVRCYTASETGAVVTCAKGLRVLPDCTFDDAPAADVVIIPGGIGTRRERDNPAMLRTIERLRSHAAVLACVCTGALVLERAGLLDGRRAVTHRVGLPILARNPRVTLVEGARYVDEGDIITAAGVSAGIDMALYLIHRLWDDDLARAVRDAAEYYPEPWD; encoded by the coding sequence GTGCAGCGCACCATCGCCTTCCTGCTTTTCGACGGCGCCGAAGAACTCGATTTCGTCGGCCCATGGGAGATGTTCACGCTTGCCGGCGAACTCCGCCCCGGTGAAGTCCGCTGTTACACCGCCAGCGAAACCGGCGCCGTCGTCACCTGCGCCAAAGGGCTCCGCGTCCTCCCGGATTGCACCTTCGACGATGCTCCGGCCGCCGATGTCGTCATCATCCCCGGCGGAATTGGCACCCGCCGCGAGCGGGACAACCCGGCCATGCTCCGCACCATCGAACGCCTTCGCTCCCACGCCGCAGTGCTGGCGTGTGTCTGCACCGGCGCCCTCGTCCTCGAGCGTGCCGGCCTCCTCGATGGCCGCCGGGCCGTCACCCATCGGGTCGGGCTCCCGATCCTTGCCCGGAATCCCCGGGTTACCCTCGTCGAGGGCGCCCGCTACGTCGATGAAGGCGACATCATTACGGCCGCCGGCGTCTCCGCGGGCATCGATATGGCGCTCTACCTCATCCACCGCCTCTGGGACGACGATCTCGCCCGCGCCGTCCGCGACGCCGCCGAGTATTACCCGGAGCCCTGGGACTAA
- a CDS encoding NAD(P)H-quinone oxidoreductase, which translates to MKAVVITRPGGPEVLEYREVPDPVAGPEDLLIRVRATALNRADLLQRMGGYPQPGPRPAFEIPGLEYAGEVIAVGERVEGFAVGDRVMGLLAGGGYAELVATHYRLAVKVPDVLSWEEAGATPEVFITAHDALLQCGLVAGERVLIHAAGSGVGVAAIQIAKVMGASLVAGTAGSAEKLARAAELGLDLGINYREQDFAEEVLRATEGKGVDVILDVIGAEYWERNLRALAVKGRMVVVGLMGGTGASTNLGVLLQKRLQVRGTTLRARPMEEKAAATRAFEKSVLPHIASGRVKVVIDRVYALRDAAEAHAYMATNANFGKIVLVAE; encoded by the coding sequence ATGAAGGCAGTGGTGATTACGCGGCCGGGCGGGCCGGAGGTGCTGGAGTACCGCGAGGTGCCGGACCCGGTCGCGGGGCCGGAGGACCTGCTCATCCGCGTGCGGGCGACGGCGCTGAACCGGGCCGACCTGCTGCAGCGGATGGGCGGCTACCCGCAGCCGGGCCCCAGGCCGGCGTTCGAGATTCCCGGGCTGGAGTATGCGGGCGAGGTGATCGCGGTGGGCGAGCGGGTCGAGGGCTTCGCCGTGGGCGACCGGGTGATGGGGCTGCTGGCGGGCGGGGGCTATGCCGAGCTGGTGGCGACGCACTACCGGCTGGCGGTGAAGGTGCCCGACGTCCTCTCGTGGGAGGAGGCTGGCGCGACACCGGAGGTGTTCATCACCGCGCATGATGCGCTGCTGCAGTGCGGGCTCGTGGCCGGGGAGCGGGTGCTCATCCATGCGGCGGGGAGCGGGGTCGGCGTGGCGGCGATCCAGATCGCGAAGGTGATGGGCGCTTCGCTGGTGGCCGGCACGGCGGGCAGCGCGGAGAAGCTGGCGCGGGCAGCGGAGCTGGGGCTCGACCTCGGGATCAACTACCGGGAGCAGGACTTCGCCGAGGAGGTGCTGCGGGCCACGGAAGGGAAGGGGGTGGATGTGATTCTCGACGTGATTGGGGCGGAGTACTGGGAGCGGAACCTGCGGGCGCTGGCCGTGAAGGGGCGGATGGTGGTCGTGGGGCTGATGGGCGGTACGGGAGCGAGCACGAACCTCGGGGTGCTGCTGCAGAAGCGGCTGCAGGTGCGGGGGACGACGCTGCGCGCGCGGCCGATGGAGGAGAAGGCGGCAGCCACGCGGGCGTTTGAGAAGAGCGTGCTGCCGCACATCGCGAGCGGGCGGGTGAAGGTGGTGATCGACCGGGTGTACGCGCTGCGGGATGCGGCCGAGGCGCACGCGTACATGGCCACCAATGCGAACTTCGGGAAGATCGTGCTGGTTGCGGAGTGA
- the glnA gene encoding type I glutamate--ammonia ligase, with protein sequence MTPEEIKAYCEQNGVRFVDVKFVDLFGQWQHITRPIRELNDWTDYNRSPWRTGYGFDGSSIRGFQKIEESDMLLIPDPDTAFIDPFIEVPTLSVIANVEDPVTRQPYTRDARHIAQKAEQYLRETGVGDTVYIGPELEFFIFDEVRFANQMHAASYIVDSDEGIWNSNAEATLRGDLNQGYRPRVKGGYFPVAPHDTLTDIRNEMVEVMEECGIQVELHHHEVATAGQAEIDMRFDTLTRMGDKALLYKYIVKNVARRNGKVATFMPKPLFGDNGSGMHTHLSIWKNGINLFAGEEYAGISKMCKHYIAGLIRHGRALMAIAAPTTNSYKRLVPGYEAPVNLVYSARNRSAACRIPLVSPDPRQKRVEFRPPDPSGNPYLTFAAILMAGLDGIINEWDPGEPLDKINLFDLSPEELANIPTVAQSLDGSLRALEEDHEFLLKGGVFTEDVLETWIAYKYENEVDPIRMRPHPYEFELYFDA encoded by the coding sequence ATGACCCCCGAAGAAATCAAAGCCTACTGCGAACAGAACGGCGTCCGCTTCGTCGACGTCAAATTCGTCGACCTGTTCGGCCAGTGGCAGCACATCACCCGCCCCATCCGCGAACTGAACGACTGGACCGACTACAACCGCTCCCCCTGGCGCACCGGCTACGGCTTCGACGGCTCCTCCATCCGCGGCTTCCAGAAGATCGAGGAGTCCGACATGCTCCTCATCCCCGACCCGGACACTGCATTCATCGACCCCTTCATCGAAGTCCCCACCCTCTCCGTCATCGCCAACGTCGAAGACCCCGTCACCCGGCAGCCCTACACCCGCGATGCCCGCCACATCGCCCAGAAGGCTGAGCAGTACCTCCGCGAAACCGGTGTCGGCGATACCGTCTACATCGGCCCCGAACTCGAGTTCTTCATCTTTGATGAGGTCCGCTTCGCCAACCAGATGCACGCCGCCTCCTACATCGTCGACTCCGACGAAGGCATCTGGAACAGCAACGCCGAAGCGACCCTCCGCGGCGACCTCAACCAGGGCTACCGCCCACGCGTCAAAGGCGGCTACTTCCCCGTCGCCCCGCACGACACCCTCACCGACATCCGCAACGAGATGGTCGAGGTCATGGAGGAGTGCGGCATCCAGGTCGAACTTCACCACCACGAAGTCGCCACCGCCGGCCAGGCCGAAATCGACATGCGGTTCGATACCCTCACCCGCATGGGCGATAAGGCCCTCCTCTACAAGTACATCGTGAAGAACGTCGCCCGCCGCAACGGCAAAGTCGCGACCTTCATGCCCAAGCCGCTTTTCGGCGATAACGGCTCCGGCATGCACACCCACCTCTCCATCTGGAAGAACGGCATCAACCTCTTCGCGGGCGAGGAGTACGCCGGCATCTCGAAGATGTGCAAGCACTACATCGCCGGCCTCATCCGCCACGGGCGCGCCCTCATGGCCATCGCCGCCCCCACCACCAACAGCTACAAGCGCCTCGTCCCCGGTTACGAAGCCCCCGTCAACCTCGTCTACTCCGCCCGCAACCGCTCCGCGGCCTGCCGCATCCCCCTCGTCAGTCCCGACCCGCGCCAGAAGCGCGTCGAATTCCGCCCGCCGGACCCCTCCGGCAACCCCTACCTCACCTTCGCGGCCATCCTCATGGCCGGCCTCGACGGCATCATCAACGAGTGGGACCCCGGCGAGCCGCTCGACAAAATCAACCTCTTCGACCTCAGCCCCGAAGAGCTCGCCAATATCCCCACCGTCGCCCAGTCGCTCGATGGCTCCCTCCGCGCCCTCGAAGAAGACCACGAGTTCCTCCTCAAGGGCGGCGTCTTCACCGAGGACGTCCTCGAGACCTGGATCGCCTACAAGTACGAAAACGAGGTCGACCCCATCCGCATGCGCCCCCACCCCTACGAGTTCGAACTCTACTTCGACGCGTAG
- a CDS encoding carboxylesterase/lipase family protein: MPVVETSFGRLQGVPREGHAAFLGVPYGAAPIGPLRWKAPMPPIAWPGTRPATRPGPAARQTGHPIPGFAASGPQSEDCLYLNIFTPACDSGRRPVLFWIHGGGFTHGSGAEALYDGGPLARRGDVVVVTINYRLGAFGYLHPSTRVPGRGLANNCGQLDAVAALRWVHEHIAAFGGDPGNVTIFGESAGAASVGTLLAMPAARGLFHKAILQSGAGRAMDAAGAGQVVDRVVEAAGLPSAEGLLTVDADRLLEAQAKVAASRGFGTLLFAPMVDGETLPVQPFEAVRAGAAAGIPVLIGTNRDEVKLFTALQERAPLDDAGLERAVGGMFPGAGSEAVRTAIAAVRESRRRRGLPAENLDVLDAISSEGMFRANAQRLALAQRAHETRTYVYLFTYASPARRGALGACHALEMPFVFGTLGSPGQDRFAGTGPEVERLSANMMDAWIAFARTGDPSHPGIGRWEPYDEATRPTMVFDAESRLERDPYGEERLAAEALLGAAAG; this comes from the coding sequence ATGCCGGTCGTGGAGACCAGTTTCGGGCGGCTGCAGGGCGTTCCGCGGGAGGGCCATGCCGCGTTCCTTGGTGTGCCGTATGGGGCGGCGCCGATCGGGCCGCTCCGGTGGAAGGCGCCGATGCCGCCCATTGCGTGGCCGGGCACACGGCCCGCGACCCGGCCCGGGCCGGCAGCGCGGCAGACCGGGCATCCGATCCCGGGCTTTGCTGCGAGCGGCCCGCAGAGCGAGGACTGCCTGTACCTGAACATCTTTACGCCGGCGTGCGACAGCGGGCGGCGGCCCGTGCTGTTCTGGATTCACGGCGGCGGGTTCACGCACGGGAGCGGCGCGGAGGCGCTCTACGACGGCGGGCCGCTGGCGCGGCGCGGCGACGTCGTGGTGGTGACGATCAACTACCGGCTGGGGGCGTTCGGCTACCTGCATCCTTCCACCCGGGTGCCCGGGCGCGGGCTGGCGAACAACTGCGGCCAGCTCGACGCGGTCGCGGCGCTGCGGTGGGTCCATGAGCACATTGCGGCCTTTGGCGGCGACCCGGGGAACGTCACGATTTTCGGCGAATCGGCGGGGGCGGCATCGGTCGGGACGCTGCTGGCGATGCCGGCCGCGAGGGGGCTGTTCCACAAAGCGATCCTGCAGAGCGGGGCCGGGCGGGCGATGGACGCCGCGGGCGCGGGGCAGGTGGTCGACCGGGTCGTCGAGGCGGCGGGGCTGCCGTCAGCGGAGGGGCTGCTCACGGTCGATGCCGACCGGCTGCTGGAGGCCCAGGCGAAGGTCGCGGCGAGCCGGGGGTTCGGCACGCTGCTGTTCGCGCCGATGGTGGACGGGGAGACGCTGCCGGTGCAGCCGTTCGAGGCGGTGCGGGCGGGGGCGGCGGCCGGCATCCCGGTGCTGATCGGGACGAACCGGGATGAGGTGAAGCTGTTCACGGCCCTGCAGGAGCGGGCGCCGCTGGACGATGCCGGGCTGGAGCGGGCGGTCGGGGGGATGTTCCCGGGCGCGGGCAGCGAGGCCGTGCGGACGGCGATTGCTGCGGTGCGGGAGAGCCGGAGGCGGCGCGGGCTGCCGGCGGAGAACCTGGACGTGCTGGACGCCATCTCGTCGGAGGGGATGTTCCGGGCGAACGCGCAGCGGCTGGCGCTGGCGCAGCGGGCGCATGAGACCAGGACGTACGTGTACCTGTTCACCTACGCCTCGCCGGCGCGGCGGGGCGCGCTTGGGGCGTGCCACGCGCTGGAGATGCCGTTTGTGTTCGGGACGCTGGGCTCGCCGGGGCAGGACCGTTTCGCCGGAACGGGCCCGGAGGTTGAGCGGCTCTCGGCGAACATGATGGACGCGTGGATTGCGTTTGCGCGGACGGGCGACCCCTCGCACCCGGGCATCGGGCGGTGGGAGCCGTACGACGAAGCGACGCGGCCGACGATGGTGTTCGACGCGGAGAGCCGGCTGGAGCGGGACCCGTACGGGGAGGAGCGGCTTGCGGCGGAGGCGCTGCTGGGGGCGGCGGCCGGTTAG
- a CDS encoding cyclase family protein: MPDHPLPTPEEVARYFDLCSNWGRWGPEDSAGTINLITPEKRRRAAALVRTGRAVSIAHPLNTVGGPGNWNPAQHWVRTGADFSVDYIGLLFHGYATTHIDALCHIFWQGQMYNGRPASEVTSLGARAGAVDAWKDGIVTRGVLLDIPRFRGTEYVTLDAPVRGWELEAAAEAQGTPLEPGDAVLVYSGRTAFYAANPGSTPGVQPSPGLHADTAPVLKRHDVALLGWDMMDARPSGYAIFDDPPRAGGPVHVLAIVFMGLPLLDNANLDPLAQACREEGRWEFLLTVAPLNVRGGTGSPVNPIALF, translated from the coding sequence ATGCCGGACCACCCCCTGCCCACGCCCGAGGAGGTCGCTCGCTACTTCGACCTCTGTTCAAACTGGGGCCGCTGGGGCCCGGAGGACTCCGCCGGCACCATCAACCTCATCACGCCGGAGAAGCGCCGCAGGGCCGCCGCGCTCGTCCGCACCGGCCGGGCCGTCTCCATCGCCCACCCGCTCAACACCGTCGGCGGCCCCGGCAACTGGAACCCGGCCCAGCACTGGGTCCGCACCGGCGCCGACTTCTCGGTCGACTACATCGGCCTCCTCTTCCATGGCTACGCCACCACCCACATCGATGCCCTCTGCCACATCTTCTGGCAGGGCCAGATGTATAACGGCCGCCCTGCCAGCGAGGTCACCTCCCTCGGCGCCCGCGCCGGTGCCGTCGATGCCTGGAAGGACGGCATCGTCACCCGCGGCGTCCTCCTCGATATCCCCCGCTTCCGCGGGACGGAGTACGTCACCCTCGATGCCCCCGTCCGCGGCTGGGAGCTCGAAGCCGCCGCCGAGGCCCAGGGCACCCCCCTCGAACCCGGCGACGCCGTCCTCGTCTACAGCGGCCGCACCGCGTTCTACGCGGCCAACCCCGGCAGCACGCCCGGCGTCCAGCCCTCCCCCGGCCTCCACGCCGACACGGCCCCCGTCCTGAAACGCCACGACGTCGCCCTCCTCGGCTGGGACATGATGGACGCCCGCCCCAGCGGCTACGCCATCTTCGACGACCCGCCCCGCGCCGGCGGCCCCGTCCACGTGCTCGCCATCGTCTTCATGGGCCTCCCCCTGCTCGATAACGCCAACCTCGACCCCCTCGCGCAGGCCTGCCGCGAAGAAGGCCGCTGGGAGTTCCTGCTCACCGTCGCCCCGCTGAACGTCCGCGGCGGCACCGGCTCACCCGTCAATCCCATCGCCCTGTTCTGA
- a CDS encoding cytochrome d ubiquinol oxidase subunit II encodes MSPELAAAGVALAAVMMYAMFGGADFGGGIWSLLAWGPRKQEQRLALEKAIGPVWETNHVWLILLVVTLFVVFPTAYAVIFEALYVPLFIALVGIVARGAAFAFRHYGQRESRLARQSLQWFSWASVLTPFTFGLVIGAVTGGHIEVDGSRVLSGPFAGWLGPFALMCGLIGLLICAFLAAAYMVPRTEGALQEDFRRRAIAASLALGAATTVAIPVAAADAEVFAGHLDDARVVAAMAVTAMLGLAALWALWTRRARLAPPLAAATVAGVVGAWGLAQHPYLLANALTYKEAAAERITVVSFLVALPIGSLILVPSLWLLYWTFSRETLRGEEIAH; translated from the coding sequence GTGTCGCCTGAGCTGGCGGCGGCGGGCGTGGCGCTCGCCGCGGTGATGATGTACGCGATGTTCGGCGGTGCCGATTTCGGCGGCGGGATCTGGTCGCTGCTGGCGTGGGGACCGCGCAAGCAGGAGCAGCGGCTGGCGCTGGAGAAGGCGATCGGGCCGGTGTGGGAGACGAACCACGTGTGGCTGATCCTGCTGGTGGTGACGCTCTTCGTGGTGTTCCCGACAGCCTACGCGGTGATTTTCGAGGCGCTCTATGTGCCGCTGTTCATCGCGCTGGTCGGGATTGTGGCGCGGGGCGCTGCCTTCGCCTTCCGGCACTACGGGCAGCGGGAGAGCCGGCTGGCACGGCAGTCGCTGCAGTGGTTCTCGTGGGCGAGCGTGCTGACGCCGTTCACCTTCGGGCTGGTCATCGGCGCGGTAACTGGCGGGCACATCGAGGTGGATGGCTCACGGGTGCTTTCGGGGCCGTTCGCGGGGTGGCTGGGGCCGTTCGCGCTGATGTGCGGGCTGATCGGGCTGCTGATCTGCGCGTTCCTTGCGGCGGCGTACATGGTGCCGCGAACGGAGGGGGCGCTGCAGGAGGATTTCCGGCGCCGGGCGATTGCGGCATCGCTGGCGCTGGGGGCAGCCACGACGGTGGCCATCCCGGTGGCCGCGGCCGATGCGGAGGTGTTTGCCGGACACCTGGACGATGCCCGGGTGGTTGCTGCGATGGCCGTGACGGCGATGCTCGGGCTGGCGGCGCTCTGGGCGCTCTGGACGCGGCGGGCCCGGCTGGCGCCGCCGCTGGCGGCGGCGACGGTGGCGGGGGTGGTCGGGGCATGGGGGCTGGCGCAGCATCCCTACCTGCTGGCGAACGCGCTGACGTATAAGGAGGCTGCGGCAGAGCGGATTACGGTGGTGTCGTTCCTGGTGGCGCTGCCCATCGGGTCGCTCATCCTGGTGCCGTCGCTCTGGCTGCTCTACTGGACGTTCTCGCGGGAGACGCTCCGGGGCGAGGAGATTGCGCACTAG